The genomic DNA GCGGTGAGGATCTGTGGCGGAACGTTGAACATGGGGTAGCCGGCGTAGGGCCCGTCCGGTTCCGCCACCGGGGTCTCCATATGGCACACCGCCAGATCGGACGCCGCAATATAGGCTTCCTGCCCGGCCAGCAGCGGTTCATAATCCAGCGGACCCTTGCCGGTGGCCGCAGCGTCCGCCGCTGCCTGGTCCCACAGCTGCGGGTGGACCAGCAGATCCCCGGCCAGCATCAGCGAAAAGCAGTTTGCCGTCGGGCACGCCGGTCCCTTGCCGGGAATGGACGGATCAGCGGTAGGCGAGGGTGGGGTCGGGGCAACCGACGACGACGGCGCCCTGCCGGATGGCTCTCCCGCACCGTCGGGCTCCGGCGCTCCCATGCAGCCGGCCAGCACCAGTGCCAGCAGGAGCGTTCCTGTCACCGTTGATCTGACCGAACGGCCCGGTACCCCCGTACCCAACCTACGTTTCATGTCTTCCCCCACGGAATCAGCCCCAGGCCTGCGACTGCCGGCGGCGGGGAATCGGACTGATCCTACGCCACGGTCACATTGGTTTGGGCCGGCCCGCTGTGCCAGTCTTGGGGCTTATGGACAACCCTTTCCTTTCCGCCAGCAGCCTCCCCTATCAGCTTCCCCCGTTTGAGCAGGTCTCCGAAGATGATTTCCTGCCTGCATTCGACGCCGGCATCCGGGAACACGCTGAACAGATCCGGGCCATAGCGGGCAACCCCCAGGCCCCTGATTTCGACAACACCATCGCAGCACTCGAGTCCTCCGGGCAGGCACTTGGACGCACCGCCGTCGTGTTCTTCACTCTGTGCGCCGCCCATGCCACCGACGGAGTGCAGCGCATCCAGCAGGAGATCAGCCCGAAGCTCGCCGCCCACGAGGACGCCATCTACCTCAACCGCGCCCTCTTCGAGCGCGTACAGGCGGTTGCCGGGCAGGAGACGGGCTTGAACGAGGAACAGGCACGCCTGGTCTCCGAGTACCGCCGCCGCTTCGTCCGCGCCGGGGCGGAGCTCGACGACGCCGGGCAGGCGCGTATGCGCGAACTGAACGCACGGCTGTCGGAGCTCTCCACGGACTTTTCCCAGCGGCTGCTCAGGGACACCAACGATTCGGCCCTGGTGGTGGAGTCCGCCGCCGAGCTGGACGGCCTGCCGGATGACGACATCGCCGCAGCAGCGGCGGCCGCCGACGCCGCAGGGCACCCGGGCAAGTACCTGCTGTCCCTGGTGCTTCCCACCCCGCAGCCGGCGCTTTCCGCACTAACCAACCGGGAAACCCGCCGCCGCCTGCACACCGCTTCACTCCAGCGCGGATTCCGGGACAACGGCAACAACACCCTGTCCATCGCCGCGGAAATGGCGGCTCTTCGGGCGGAGAAGGCAGCCCTGCTTGGGTTTGCGAACCACGCGGAGTACGCCACGGATGACCAGACCGCACCGTCCCTCGCCGCCATCCACGAGATGCTGGACAAGCTGGCGCCGGCCGCGGTGCGCAACGCGAAAGCCGAGGCGGAGGAGCTGCGCGAGGCTGCCCGCCGCGACGGGAACGAGCTGGAAGCCTGGGACTGGGCGTACTACTCCGGGCAGGTGCGGAAGGAGAAGTTCGACGTCGACCTCGCCGCCCTGCGCCCTTATTTCGAGCTCGAGCGTGTGCTGCAGGAGGGTGTTTTCTACGCCGCCAACCGTCTGTACGGGCTGAGCTTCACCGAGCGCACCGACCTGCCCGGCTACCACCCGGACGTGCGGGTTTGGGAAGTAAAGAATGCCGACGGCACCGGACTGGGCCTGTTCCTGGGTGACTACTACACGCGCGACACCAAAAACGGCGGCGCGTGGATGAATTCCCTGGTGCACCAGTCGCGCCTGCTGGATGAACCGCCAGTGGTCATCAACAACCTGAACATCCCGAAACCGTCGGCCGGGGAACCCACCCTGCTCACCTTCGACGAGGTGGTTACCGCATTCCACGAGTTCGGCCACGCACTGCACGGACTCTTCTCCGATGTCACCTATCCGCAGTTCTCCGGCACCGCCGTACCGCGGGACTTTGTGGAATACCCTTCCCAGGTCAACGAAATGTGGATGCTTTGGCCGGAGGTCGTCGCCAACTTCGCCCGGCACCACGTCACCGGCGAGCCGCTGCCGCAGGACGTCATCGACAAGGTTCTGGCTGCCGCCGTGTGGGGCGAGGGCTTCGCCACCACGGAGTACCTTGGTGCCACCCTCCTGGACCTGGCCTGGCATGAACTAACTCCCGGGGAGACGGTTGCGGACCCGGAAGCGTTCGAGGCCCGGGCCCTCGCGGACGCCGGGGTGGACCTGGAACTGGTTCCGCCGCGTTACCGCACCGGCTACTTCAAGCACATTTTCGCCGGCGGGTACGCAGCGGCGTACTACGCCTACATCTGGAGCGAAGTACTCGACGCCGACACGGTGGAGTGGTTCAAGGAGAACGGTGGCCTGACCCGGGAGAACGGGGACCGGTTCCGCACCGAACTGCTCTCGAAGGGCAACAGCATTGACCCGCTGCAGGCCTTCCGGAACTTCCGCGGCCGGGATGCAGACATCCAGCCGCTGCTTGAACGCCGCGGACTGGCCTAGTCCCCGGCAGGTCCGCAAAAACGTGCAGGCGGGAACCGCATCCGGTTCCCGCCTGCGCGTTTATGCACCCGGGTGACGCCGGACCGCTGCTACCAGCCGCGCTCCGCCAGGCGGTGCGGCTGTGGAAGCTCGTCCACGTTGATGCCCACCATGGCTTCGCCCAGTCCGCGCGAGGCTTTGGCTATTTCATCCGGATCGTCGTAGAAGGTAGTGGCCTTCACGATCGCGGCAGCCCGCTGTTCCGGGTTTCCGGATTTGAAGATGCCCGAGCCCACAAACACCCCGTCGGCGCCAAGCTGCATCATCATGGCCGCATCGGCGGGGGTGGCGATTCCACCGGCGGTGAAGAGCACCACGGGAAGTTTGCCCGCGGCGGCCACTTCCTTCACCAGCTCGTAGGGCGCTGCCAGTTCCTTGGCAGCCACATACAGTTCGTCCTCCGGCAGCGAGGAGAGCCGGGCGATCTCCGAGCGGATGACCCGCATGTGCATCGTGGCATTGGAAACGTCTCCGGTGCCGGCTTCGCCCTTCGAACGGATCATCGCGGCGCCCTCGTTGATGCGCCGGAGCGCCTCGCCCAGGTTGGTGGCACCGCAGACAAAGGGAACCGTGAACTTCCACTTGTCGATGTGGTTGGCATAGTCGGCCGGGGTCAGGACCTCGGACTCGTCAATGTAGTCGACGCCCAGGGACTGCAGCACCTGCGCTTCCACGAAATGCCCAATCCGGGCCTTGGCCATCACCGGGATACTGACGGCACTGATAATGCTGTCGATCATGTCCGGATCACTCATCCGGGATACCCCGCCCTGGGCACGGATATCGGCCGGAACCCGTTCCAGCGCCATCACGGCCACGGCACCGGCATCTTCGGCAATCCGGGCCTGTTCAGCGGTGACGACGTCCATAATGACGCCGCCCTTCAGCATTTCGGCCATCCCGCGTTTAACGCGGGTGCCGCCGGTGAGGACGGAGGACTGGGGCTGGCCGGCTTCGTTTGGCATCTGGTTCTCTTCACATAGAGGGCGTTCTGGGACTATGGGATAGATTACGCGGCACGCTTCGGGACCCCGTGTCCCGTGACTTCCCGTGACAGGCAGCCGGGCGGGATTTGACGACCGGTGGCACAGCGTGATCCGCGGCACAGCTGACGCCCGGCATAAAAAATGTGCCGCGGCCGGTCCGGCCGCGGCACATCTCAGCGGGATTCCCGCAGGTTTGTGGAACTGATTAAGCAGGGTTTCCCAGGCGCGCCTGTTTGCGCACCGCATGCATGCGCTGGCCGATGGTCACGCAGCTGGCCAGCGTCAGCAGCACCAGGACCACCAGCAGCAGGACCTCGGGCACCCCCAGCCCCACCAGCCCGGTGGCCACGAGCAGCGACACCAGCCGTTCGGCCCGCTCGGCAATACCCACGTTGGCGTTGAAGCCCAGCGATTCGGCCTTCGCGCGGATGTAGGAGACCAGCATGCCGACCACCAGGCACAGGACGGCGGCGATGCCGATCGCGTCGTTGTCGCCACCCGTGAAGAACCAGATGGCTACGCCGGCAAACAGTGCGCCGTCGGCAAACCGGTCCAGCGTTGAGTCGAGGAACCCGCCCCAGCTGCCCTTGCGCTGCTGCTGCCGGGCCATGATCCCGTCAATGACGTCGGAGAAGATGAACACCGTAATGAAGATGGTGCCCCAGAACAGTTCACCCAGCGGGTAGAAGACCAGCCCGCCGATCATCACTCCAAGTGTGCCGGCGATGGTGACCATGTCCGGGGTGACCCGGTGCCGGAGCAACCAGGTGGCCAGCGGGGTGAAAACGGCAGTGAAGAATCCCCGTGCGTATTTGTTGAGCACGGCTCAGTCCTCGCTGTCCCGGCCGGAGCCGTCCGGCCAGGCCTCGGCAACCTGGCGGCGGACGTCACCCAGGGTCTGGGTGATGGCCTTGGTCTGCGCAATGATCGGCAGGAAGTTCCCGTCTCCGCCCCACCGCGGCACAATGTGCTGGTGCAGGTGCGCGGCAATCCCGGCCCCGCCCGTCTCCCCCTGGTTCATGCCCAGGTTGAAGCCGGAGGGACCCGATACCTTCCGCAGCACGCGCATGGCGGTCTGTGTCAGCGCCGCGATTTCCGCGGTTTCCTCCGGGTCAATGTCCGTGTAGTCCGGCACGTGCCGGTACGGGCAGACCAGCAGGTGGCCGGCGTTGTACGGAAAGAGATTCAGGATGACGAAGGCGTATTTGCCGCGATGGACTATCAGCGATTCCTCGTCCGTCCGCCCGGGGGCAGCGCAGAACGGGCAGGTCTCCTCCGAGGACACCTGCTTCTGCCCGCCCTTGATGTAGGCCAGGCGGTGCGGCGTCCACAGACGCTGGAAGGCGTCGGGAACACCGGGAAGTTCAAACGTGTCCGTTATGTCCGTGTCGTCTGTTTCTGCCATGGTGTCCCGCTGCCCCTACTTGTCCCGGTTCCGGACGGCTTCGACAATCCGCTTGACGGCCTCTTCAACGGGAACGCCGTTGTCCTGGCTGCCGTCGCGGAAGCGGAAGGACACCGCGCCCGCCTCGGCGTCGTCGCCTCCGGCAATGAGGACAAACGGGATCTTGTCCTTGGAGGCGGTGCGGATCTTCTTCGGGAAACGGTCGGTGCCGGTATCCACCTGGGCACGGATGCCGTGCGCCTTGAGCTTGTCGACGACGTCGAACATGTAGTCGTTGAACGCTTCGGCTACGGGGATGCCCACCACCTGGACCGGTGCCAGCCAGGCGGGGAACGCTCCGGCGTAGTGCTCGGTGAGCACTGCCATAAACCGTTCCACGGAGCCGAACAGCGCCCGGTGGATCATGACCGGGCGCTGGCGGGTGCCGTCGGCGGCCTGGTATTCAAGTTCGAAGCGTTCAGGCAGGTTGAAGTCCAGCTGGATGGTGGACATCTGCCAGGTGCGGCCAATGGCGTCGCGGGCCTGGACGGAGATCTTCGGGCCGTAGAACGCGGCGCCGCCCGGATCCGGCACCAGGTCCAGGCCGGAGGCTTCGGCTACCTCGGCGAGGGTGCGGGTGGCTTCCTCCCAGACCTCATCCGAGCCGACGTACTTCTCGGGGTCCTTGGTGGAGAGCTCCAGGTAGAAGTCATCCAGGCCGTAGTCCTTGAGCAGGTCCAGCACAAAGTTCAGGGTGGTGGTCAGTTCGTCCTTCATCTGCTCGCGGGTGCAGTAGATGTGGGCGTCGTCCTGGGTCATGCCCCGTACGCGGGTCAGGCCGTGGATCACGCCGGACTTCTCGTAGCGGTATACGGAACCGAATTCGAACAGGCGCAGCGGCAGTTCGCGGTAGGACCGTCCGCGCGAGCGGAAGATCAGGTTGTGCATGGGGCAGTTCATCGGCTTCAGGTAGTAGTCCTGGCCGGGCTTGGTGACCTCGCCGGTCTCCGGGTCGGTGACCTCGTCAACGTGCATGGGAGGGAACATGCCGTCGCGGTACCAGTCCAGGTGGCCGGAAACCTCGTACAGGTGGCCCTTGGTGATGTGCGGGGTGTAGACGAATTCGTAGCCCGCTTCGGTGTGGCGCTGGCGGGAGTAGTCCTCCATGGCCTTGCGGATGATGCCGCCCTTGGGGTGGAACACCGGCAGGCCGGAGCCAAGCTCGTCCGGGAAGGAGAACAGGTCCAGTTCGGTACCCAGCTTGCGGTGGTCGCGGCGCTCGGCCTCGGCCAGGCGCTCCTGGTAGGCCTTCAGCGCGTCCTTGGTGGGCCAGGCCGTGCCGTAGATGCGCTGCAGCTGCTGGTTGTTCTGGTTGCCCAGCCAGTAGGCGGCGGCGGAGCGGGTCAGCGCGAAGGCGTTGGAGATCAGCTTGGTGTTCGGCAGGTGCGGGCCGCGGCAGAGATCACACCAGACGACGTCGCCGGACTTGCGGTCCACGTTGTCGTAGATGGTGATTTCCCCGGCGCCGACCTCGATGTTCGCGCCTTCGCCGGCTTCCTCGGCGCCGTCCTTGGTGCCCAGCAGTTCGAGCTTGTACGGCTCGTTGGCCATGGCTTCGCGGGCTTCGTCTTCGGACACCACGCGGCGGACGAATTTCTGGTTCGAGTTGACGATCTTCTGCATCATCTTCTCGAGGGTCTTCAGGTCCTCGGGGGTGAACGGCTCGGCGACGTCGAAGTCGAAGTAGAAGCCGTCCTTGATGTACGGGCCAATGCCCAGCTTGGCGTCGGGGCGCAGCTGCTGCACGGCCTGGGCCATCACGTGGGCGGTGGAGTGGCGCAGGACGTTCAGGCCATCCTCGGAATCGATGGTGACCGATTCCACGACGTCGCCCTGCTCCAGCGGGGTGTCCAGGTCCTTCAGGACCGAGTTCACACGCATCACGACGACGTCGCGGCGTTCGAAGAAGAGCTGCGCACCGGTGGTGCCAGTATCCACCGTGGTCTCTTCGCCGTCGACGATGAGGGTGAACTTCTCTGGCACTGACACGGTTGTCTCCTAGATTTCGTTGTACGGCGTCTTCTGCACGGCCGAACCCGGCCGGCTCCTTCTTTGCGCCCGTACCGATGTTATCCGCTGCGCTTGTGCCCCACCAACATGCCGCGCTGACTGCCCGGCAGGGGAAGCGAGGCAGTGTCCGCCAAATTCCAGGCTTCGAGGGCCTGCAGGCTGATGCCCCGGGGCCCGGTGCGGCGGGTCAGCCCGCGGACAAGCAGCAGCTCGGTGCCGAAGAGCAGCGGACCGGATTTTTCCTGCGCCTCATGGAAGAACGTGCAGTCCACGCAGCCGGTGCCGTCATCAAGGCTGATGAACACCACCCGGCGGCCGCCGCGCATGGGCGGGGTCTGGGTGGCAACCCGGATCCCGGCCACCAGCACTTCGGAGCCGTTGCGCAGATCCATCAGCGCTTCGGCAGGTGTCACCCCCAGACTGCGCAGCAGCGGCCCGTAGCTTTCCATCAGGTGTGCACTCACGTCCACGGAGAGCAGATCCAGTTCGGTGCGGACCTTCTCCCGCAGCCCCGGTTCGGGCAGCTCCCGGTGCAGGTTCGCCAGTTCGGTGTCCCCCAGTGGCAGGGCCAGCTGCCCGGGGATCGGCTCGTACTTCCGGGATGACGAGCGGGCCGGGGCGGCGTCGAGGTAATGGATCAGATCCGCACGGCTGCCCCCGGAGCCGGTTTTTTGACTCAGGGAATCGAAGGCCCCCAGCTGGGCGAGGCGGCGCAGCGTGGGCCGGGAAACCCGTGCCCGGGCACGCAGATCGGCCAGGGAGTCATAGGGCTGCCCGGCGGCAATGCGCCGGAGCTCGACGGCGGAGAGCCCGTAGATCCCGGCCAGGGACAGCCGAATGCCCAGCTTGCCCTGCTCGGTGCGTTCCACCCGGTACTGCTCGCCGCTGCGGTTGATGTCCAGGGGCAGGATGGGAATGCCCATCCGCCGGGCCTCGGCCACCAGCAGCCGGCGCGGATACATCCCCGGATCGTGTTCGAAAATCCCGGCCAGGAACGCTTCGGGATGGTGTGCCTTCAGCCAGGCCGACTGATAGGTGGGCACCGCGAAGGCCGCCCCGTGGGCCTTGCAGAAACCGAAGCTGCCAAAAGCCTTCAGGGTGTCCCACACCTTATTGATGGTCTCAGGCGTGTAACCGCGCTCTGCAGCCTTGCTGCGGAAGTACTCCTCCACCCCCGGCTCCGCTGCTTCATTGCCCAGCAGCCGGCGCAGTTCATCAGCCTTGGCCAGCCCGCAACCGGTAAAAACGTTCAGGGTCCGCAGCACCTGTTCGTGGAAGACGGTGACGCCGTGCGTTTCCGCCAGCACCGGGCGCAGCGCCTCGTGCGGGTACACCTCGGGCGAGAACCCGTGCCGGTATTCCAGGAACGGCCGGACCATGTCGGATTTCATCGGTCCGGGCCGGAACAGGGAAATGTCGATAATCAGGTCGTTGAATTCCCGCGGTGCCATCTTTCCCACCAGTTCGCGCTGGCCAGGGGATTCAATCTGGAAGCAGCCCAGGGTGTGCGTACTACGGATGAGCTCATAGGTGGGTTCGTCGTCGAACGGCACCGCGTCCAGGTTGATCCGGCCGTCGGCTTCGATGAACTCAGGATCCGGGCTGCCGGGACCCTCCCGGTGTGCGCCGGCGGCAATGACTTCCTCCCGGGAGGAATGCACCCGGACCACTTCGCGGACGGCGAAGGCCATGGCACTTTGCATCCGCACCCCGAGGACGTCCAGCTTGAGCATGCCCATCGGGTCCATGTCGTGCTTGTCGAACTGGGACATGGGCAGGCCCAGCCCGCTGGGCTGCACGGGGGTACGGTCCAGCAGGGACTTATCCCCCAGGATCACCCCGCACGGATGCATGGAGATGTGCCGGGGAAGGCGGTCCAGGCGTTCGGTGAGATCCACCAGCAGGTCCAGCTGCCGGTTCTTTTCCACCTGCCCGGAGAATTCACGCAGTTCCGGCTTTTCGGCGAGCGCCTCACGGAAGTTGCGCGCCGAGAAGCGCCACAGCTGCTTGGCCACGGCACCGATGTCCTCTTCGTGCATGCCCAGCGCCAGTCCGGCGTCGCGCACGGCGCCGCGTGCCCGGTACCCGTTCTGCATGCTCATCAGGGTTACCCGTTCGGAGCCAAAGCGTTCAAAGATGCGGTGGTAGACGTTATGCCGTTCGGCGCTCTCCACGTCAATGTCGATGTCCGGCAGGGTGGAGCGGTCCCGGGACAGGAAACGTTCAAAGATCAGGTCATGGTCCAGCGGATTCACATGGCTGACGCCCAGCAGATAGTTCACCAGCGACGAGGCTCCCGAACCGCGTGCCGCCGCGCGCACCCCCATGCCGGTGATCATGGCCGAGACTTCGGCAACCGTCAGGAAGTAGGAGGCGAAACCCAGGCGGTCAATAATGCCCAGCTCATGGTCAAGCCGGTGCCGCATCTCCGCTTCGGCAACCGAGTCCCGTGACCTCAGCCGGCGGGTGATCCCGGCTTCGCACCGCTGGCGCAGTTCCTGCATGGGTTCTATGTCTATGCCGATGACCGAGGCTTCGGGTACTACGGGCTGCTTCCAGCCCATATCCCCCACCGGGTCCATCCGGCAGCGGTCCGCGAGCGCCGCAGTGTCGGCGAGCATCCGTGCCGCCGAGCCGCAGCCTGCCTCGGAGCTGATCTCCCGGGCCAGCGCCGTCATCTCACGTGTCCCCTTGAGCCAGCCCTGCCCGTTGGGCTGTCGGTCCGGCAGCCGGGACAGCGAGGTCAGCGAGCGCGCGGCGTCGAGCACGTCGGCGGTGGCGGCGCCGTCTTCATCCACGTAGCGCACGGCGTTGGTGAGGATGGCCGGTATCCGCATCTCATCGGCCAGACGGAACATCCGTACCGCGTGGGCAAGGCTGAGGTTCTCCCCCGGCGGAGCCAGATGGGTGACTACTTCCACGGCGAGCGCCCCGGCAGGAATGGCCGCACGCCAGTGTCCGAACAGGGTACGCGCGACGGCGTAGCTGCGGCTGCGCATGGCCAGGCCGACGTCGGACTGCGGGCCCACCAGGACGGTGAGCAGGGGTTCGCCCTCCTGCCCGGAAGCTGCAGGCGCCGTCCGGGAGTCACTGTCTCCGGTATCCGGGCTGCCGCTGACGTACCGGGCCAGCTGTTCCATAGTGACTCCCACGGGTTTGCCGGTCCGTGCCCGGGACGCCGAGGTGGAGGCATGCGCGGCGGAAATCAGCCGGCACAGGGCGCTGTAGCCGGCTCCCCCGTTATGCCCGTGGGCAAGGATCACTACCCTGCCCGTGACAGCGTTCCCACTGTCCAGGACGGCAAGGTCCACCCCGACAATGGGATCTATGCCCGCCTCCATGCAGGCACGCAGGTGCTTGACCGTTCCATACAGCCCGTCCCTGTCGGTGCAGGCCAGGGCGTCGGCGCCGTCCGCTGCCGCGGCGGCTGCCATCTCCTCGGGCCAGGAGACCCCGTAATGCGCGCTGAAGGCCGTAGCCGCGTGCAGATGGATAAAGCTCATGGGCGCATCAGGCACCGTTCTTCATCAGGCACCGTCCTCATCAGGCGCTGTCCTTCAGGGCGTCGTGAATCCGGATCAGGCGCCAGCGGTCAGTGTTGACATGGTGCGAGAGGTCCAGGGTGCGCAGGTCGGAGCGGTCGCTGACCCTCGCCTGGACGCGCCAGATCTCGGTATCCACCAGGCCGGCGCCGCGGCCGCGTTCTGCCCGCATTTCCTCTTCCCACCAGTTGCGGCGTTCATACCAGCGCACGGGGTCAGCTCCCACCTTGTAGGTGCGCCCGCCCCATACCAGCCGCAGTGGCTTACCCGCAGGCGAACACACCACCTCTATGCCTTCGCTGAAGACACCCATTTCAGCTCCCTTCCCCGACGGACCCGCGCACACCGCAGGCGAATCCGCGCCCGTGGCCTCCCACAGGGGACCAACTGGTTATCAACTGCCAACTAATTCGAACATATATTCGAACACTTCCTTTTCAGTGTACGGCTGGCTGCTGACAATCGGCACCGCGTAGTGCCGATCCGATGGCCGGCCCACCCCTACGGCCCGTTCATCCGCCACAGGTGAAGAGGTTCCGGCAGAAGCGCGCCATCCTGGTGCACACTGGTTCCAGATTCCCGCCCACCGATGGAGCACACCTTGGATCCCGATATCCCGTACCGGAACCCGTACGCCACCCCCGCGGAAACCGGGGCCCCGAAAACCGACCCCACGGAAACCGAAACCCCGGACCGGTCCGGAACCCAAACGGCGCGGCAGCGCTTCAGCAAGCCGGCCATCACCGGCATGGTCATCGTCACGCTCGGCTGGGCCCTGGCACTGATGCCCTTCTACTTTTGGATCCGCAGCTTAGGCAGTGTCAGCGCCGGCGTGGGCGGCGTTCTAAATCTCATCGGCTTCCTCGGTATTACCGCCCTGATTGCCTCAGTGGCAGGCTTCACTGCCTCGCTCCGGGCCGGCAATAAGAAGCTGGCCGCCCGGCTGTACATCATTCCCTCCCTGCTGTGGCAGCTGCCCATGGCTGCGCTGATCGGCTGGGTCCTTTTCCTTCTGTCCACTTACGACGCAACCTAGGCCTCCTCTGCAGCCTCACTGCGCACCGTGGTGGACAGCGGTACTTCCCGGATAAACAGGCACAGCACCAGGGCGACTGCCACCACGGGCACACTCAGCAGGAAAATCGGCGGCAGGGCGTTGCCGAAAGCAGCAGCAATGAAGTCCTGCGCCGGTGCGGGCAGCCCGCGCAGCATCGCCGGACTGAGCGAGTTGATGTCCCCGCCCACCGCTGCTCCGGCACCGGCCGGCGCCCCGGCCAGCTCGTTGCCCAGCCGGTGGATAAAGATCGAGCCGAACAGGGCAATACCAAAGGACGCGCCAATCTGGCGGAAATAGTTCGCCGCGGAGATCGCTGCTCCCATGTCCCGCCCGGGCACACTGTTCTGCACTATCAGCACCAGGTTCTGCATCAGCATGCCGATGCCCAGTC from Arthrobacter zhangbolii includes the following:
- a CDS encoding HIT family protein, which produces MAETDDTDITDTFELPGVPDAFQRLWTPHRLAYIKGGQKQVSSEETCPFCAAPGRTDEESLIVHRGKYAFVILNLFPYNAGHLLVCPYRHVPDYTDIDPEETAEIAALTQTAMRVLRKVSGPSGFNLGMNQGETGGAGIAAHLHQHIVPRWGGDGNFLPIIAQTKAITQTLGDVRRQVAEAWPDGSGRDSED
- the thrS gene encoding threonine--tRNA ligase, whose protein sequence is MSVPEKFTLIVDGEETTVDTGTTGAQLFFERRDVVVMRVNSVLKDLDTPLEQGDVVESVTIDSEDGLNVLRHSTAHVMAQAVQQLRPDAKLGIGPYIKDGFYFDFDVAEPFTPEDLKTLEKMMQKIVNSNQKFVRRVVSEDEAREAMANEPYKLELLGTKDGAEEAGEGANIEVGAGEITIYDNVDRKSGDVVWCDLCRGPHLPNTKLISNAFALTRSAAAYWLGNQNNQQLQRIYGTAWPTKDALKAYQERLAEAERRDHRKLGTELDLFSFPDELGSGLPVFHPKGGIIRKAMEDYSRQRHTEAGYEFVYTPHITKGHLYEVSGHLDWYRDGMFPPMHVDEVTDPETGEVTKPGQDYYLKPMNCPMHNLIFRSRGRSYRELPLRLFEFGSVYRYEKSGVIHGLTRVRGMTQDDAHIYCTREQMKDELTTTLNFVLDLLKDYGLDDFYLELSTKDPEKYVGSDEVWEEATRTLAEVAEASGLDLVPDPGGAAFYGPKISVQARDAIGRTWQMSTIQLDFNLPERFELEYQAADGTRQRPVMIHRALFGSVERFMAVLTEHYAGAFPAWLAPVQVVGIPVAEAFNDYMFDVVDKLKAHGIRAQVDTGTDRFPKKIRTASKDKIPFVLIAGGDDAEAGAVSFRFRDGSQDNGVPVEEAVKRIVEAVRNRDK
- the pdxS gene encoding pyridoxal 5'-phosphate synthase lyase subunit PdxS; the encoded protein is MPNEAGQPQSSVLTGGTRVKRGMAEMLKGGVIMDVVTAEQARIAEDAGAVAVMALERVPADIRAQGGVSRMSDPDMIDSIISAVSIPVMAKARIGHFVEAQVLQSLGVDYIDESEVLTPADYANHIDKWKFTVPFVCGATNLGEALRRINEGAAMIRSKGEAGTGDVSNATMHMRVIRSEIARLSSLPEDELYVAAKELAAPYELVKEVAAAGKLPVVLFTAGGIATPADAAMMMQLGADGVFVGSGIFKSGNPEQRAAAIVKATTFYDDPDEIAKASRGLGEAMVGINVDELPQPHRLAERGW
- a CDS encoding M3 family metallopeptidase produces the protein MDNPFLSASSLPYQLPPFEQVSEDDFLPAFDAGIREHAEQIRAIAGNPQAPDFDNTIAALESSGQALGRTAVVFFTLCAAHATDGVQRIQQEISPKLAAHEDAIYLNRALFERVQAVAGQETGLNEEQARLVSEYRRRFVRAGAELDDAGQARMRELNARLSELSTDFSQRLLRDTNDSALVVESAAELDGLPDDDIAAAAAAADAAGHPGKYLLSLVLPTPQPALSALTNRETRRRLHTASLQRGFRDNGNNTLSIAAEMAALRAEKAALLGFANHAEYATDDQTAPSLAAIHEMLDKLAPAAVRNAKAEAEELREAARRDGNELEAWDWAYYSGQVRKEKFDVDLAALRPYFELERVLQEGVFYAANRLYGLSFTERTDLPGYHPDVRVWEVKNADGTGLGLFLGDYYTRDTKNGGAWMNSLVHQSRLLDEPPVVINNLNIPKPSAGEPTLLTFDEVVTAFHEFGHALHGLFSDVTYPQFSGTAVPRDFVEYPSQVNEMWMLWPEVVANFARHHVTGEPLPQDVIDKVLAAAVWGEGFATTEYLGATLLDLAWHELTPGETVADPEAFEARALADAGVDLELVPPRYRTGYFKHIFAGGYAAAYYAYIWSEVLDADTVEWFKENGGLTRENGDRFRTELLSKGNSIDPLQAFRNFRGRDADIQPLLERRGLA
- the pgsA gene encoding phosphatidylinositol phosphate synthase, which produces MLNKYARGFFTAVFTPLATWLLRHRVTPDMVTIAGTLGVMIGGLVFYPLGELFWGTIFITVFIFSDVIDGIMARQQQRKGSWGGFLDSTLDRFADGALFAGVAIWFFTGGDNDAIGIAAVLCLVVGMLVSYIRAKAESLGFNANVGIAERAERLVSLLVATGLVGLGVPEVLLLVVLVLLTLASCVTIGQRMHAVRKQARLGNPA
- a CDS encoding DUF6504 family protein, yielding MGVFSEGIEVVCSPAGKPLRLVWGGRTYKVGADPVRWYERRNWWEEEMRAERGRGAGLVDTEIWRVQARVSDRSDLRTLDLSHHVNTDRWRLIRIHDALKDSA
- a CDS encoding DNA polymerase III subunit alpha, with product MSFIHLHAATAFSAHYGVSWPEEMAAAAAADGADALACTDRDGLYGTVKHLRACMEAGIDPIVGVDLAVLDSGNAVTGRVVILAHGHNGGAGYSALCRLISAAHASTSASRARTGKPVGVTMEQLARYVSGSPDTGDSDSRTAPAASGQEGEPLLTVLVGPQSDVGLAMRSRSYAVARTLFGHWRAAIPAGALAVEVVTHLAPPGENLSLAHAVRMFRLADEMRIPAILTNAVRYVDEDGAATADVLDAARSLTSLSRLPDRQPNGQGWLKGTREMTALAREISSEAGCGSAARMLADTAALADRCRMDPVGDMGWKQPVVPEASVIGIDIEPMQELRQRCEAGITRRLRSRDSVAEAEMRHRLDHELGIIDRLGFASYFLTVAEVSAMITGMGVRAAARGSGASSLVNYLLGVSHVNPLDHDLIFERFLSRDRSTLPDIDIDVESAERHNVYHRIFERFGSERVTLMSMQNGYRARGAVRDAGLALGMHEEDIGAVAKQLWRFSARNFREALAEKPELREFSGQVEKNRQLDLLVDLTERLDRLPRHISMHPCGVILGDKSLLDRTPVQPSGLGLPMSQFDKHDMDPMGMLKLDVLGVRMQSAMAFAVREVVRVHSSREEVIAAGAHREGPGSPDPEFIEADGRINLDAVPFDDEPTYELIRSTHTLGCFQIESPGQRELVGKMAPREFNDLIIDISLFRPGPMKSDMVRPFLEYRHGFSPEVYPHEALRPVLAETHGVTVFHEQVLRTLNVFTGCGLAKADELRRLLGNEAAEPGVEEYFRSKAAERGYTPETINKVWDTLKAFGSFGFCKAHGAAFAVPTYQSAWLKAHHPEAFLAGIFEHDPGMYPRRLLVAEARRMGIPILPLDINRSGEQYRVERTEQGKLGIRLSLAGIYGLSAVELRRIAAGQPYDSLADLRARARVSRPTLRRLAQLGAFDSLSQKTGSGGSRADLIHYLDAAPARSSSRKYEPIPGQLALPLGDTELANLHRELPEPGLREKVRTELDLLSVDVSAHLMESYGPLLRSLGVTPAEALMDLRNGSEVLVAGIRVATQTPPMRGGRRVVFISLDDGTGCVDCTFFHEAQEKSGPLLFGTELLLVRGLTRRTGPRGISLQALEAWNLADTASLPLPGSQRGMLVGHKRSG